In Candidatus Cloacimonadaceae bacterium, the sequence AGTGTGACGGCAGTCGGAGGTCGGATCAGCGTTGTGAGCACGCCTAAGAGCCGGATTGACAAGTTTTGGCAATTATGGGAAAAGAGCAACAGCTTCAGCAAACACAACGTAACGATTCACGATGCGGTGTCCGCGGGTTTCCCGGTGAAGATCGAGGAGCTGCGGGAGCTGTTTTCTCCGGAGGAATTTGCCCAGGCTTATGAGTGCATCCCATTAGACACGAGCGACAGCTATATTGCTTACGATCTGATCGAGCCTTGCATCGATCTGAGCTTGCGAGAAGTAAAATGGAGCGCTGGAGAATATCAACGGGAGACCGACCTGGGTAACGGGCTGGATTCAGAAGGCTGCCTGATCGATCGTTATTGGGGGGTGGATATAGGGCGTACCAAGGACGAGACGGCAATCGTGGGAGTTTCGCGGCGCGGCGACAGCCCGGTCGAAGTGCGCAATATCCGCGAGCTTAAGCGTCAGAGCTTTGGGAATCAGAAAGAGCATTTATCGATAGTCTGCGGACTTCCACATAGTGCGGCGATGGGCATCGATCGGGGTGGGATCGGGATGAATCTGCATGAGGATATCCAGTCCATGTATCCGAGCCTGGTGCGCGGCTATAACTTTGCGCCGGCGGTGAAAGAGCGTTTGGCAAAGCTGCTGAAGCGTCTGTTTGAAGAGCGGCGG encodes:
- a CDS encoding terminase family protein, which produces MDSLASYIKRTLYSYQKKWLGDKSRFRIVNKSRQIGFSFVLGIDIIIGALLRERNQLVISSSLDNATIIGDYVREHLEAMGIPVETDTADKIKFFNGKKIRFLATNWRTARGFNGDIWFDEFAFTLQDSKMWTALVPSVTAVGGRISVVSTPKSRIDKFWQLWEKSNSFSKHNVTIHDAVSAGFPVKIEELRELFSPEEFAQAYECIPLDTSDSYIAYDLIEPCIDLSLREVKWSAGEYQRETDLGNGLDSEGCLIDRYWGVDIGRTKDETAIVGVSRRGDSPVEVRNIRELKRQSFGNQKEHLSIVCGLPHSAAMGIDRGGIGMNLHEDIQSMYPSLVRGYNFAPAVKERLAKLLKRLFEERRIRIPNHSGLIQQILSVKRSANKTNIFSYDTEDKTHHADKFWALAIACDLSSNSRVIDYVGMF